The proteins below come from a single Pseudochaenichthys georgianus chromosome 14, fPseGeo1.2, whole genome shotgun sequence genomic window:
- the LOC117458311 gene encoding nuclear factor 7, brain-like, producing MAEKNPLFESFLSCHVCSETFRDPVSLGCSHSFCSSCLKTFWEQSKNKNCPICKRKTLKDVVVNFALKELSDSFARRQEAGSSETEKGEKEVEVVCSKHPEEPRLFCKDEERAVCPVCDFSLHQSHKVVPEEQAVSELKDLLTSDLGSLQDKRDKYKGVETTYKEVIQVSKKQLLSTERQIRAEFIKLHQFLKEEEESRLAALREEEEQKGKTISREMKSIQEHISSLSHSISAVEEELQKHNGPFLSSYKATRSRARVQSALSDPQLLPGALIDVAKHLGNLSFRVWEKMKDQVHFSPVILDPNTANTCLYLSDDLTSVRNGDTSQQLPNNPERFTNGPDVLGSEGFSSGRHSWEVEVGDHPVWVIGLTKESVNRKGKKCVSPTYGIWCLWHGSGKYADGVSETVRVEKNLRRIRVQLDYDRGEVSFYDPEDMTHICTHRDTFTEKLFPYFSIGKAGDAKTADIKICQTEIPL from the coding sequence ATGGCGGAGAAAAACCCTCTTTTTGAAAGTTTCCTGAGCTGCCATGTGTGTTCAGAGACTTTCAGAGATCCTGTGTCTCTGGGCTGCAGCCACAGCTTCTGTTCGAGCTGCCTGAAGACATTCTGGGAACAAAGTAAGAACAAAAATTGTCCCATTTGTAAAAGAAAGACCTTAAAAGATGTTGTGGTGAACTTTGCTCTGAAGGAGCTGTCTGACTCCTTTGCTAGGAGACAGGAAGCTGGATCCTCTGAGacagagaaaggagagaaggaggtggaggtggtgtgTAGTAAACATCCAGAAGAGCCTAGATTGTTCTGTAAGGATGAAGAGAGAGCTGTGTGTCCTGTCTGTGACTTTTCTCTCCACCAGAGTCACAAGGTGGTTCCTGAAGAACAAGCAGTCAGTGAGCTGAAGGACCTGCTGACATCTGACTTAGGGTCTCTGCAGGACAAGAGGGACAAATACAAAGGAGTGGAGACAACATACAAGGAAGTGATTCAAGTGTCCAAGAAGCAGCTGCTGTCCACAGAGAGGCAGATCAGAGCAGAGTTCATCAAGCTCCACCAGTTCctgaaagaggaagaggagtccagaCTGGCAGCtctgagggaggaagaggagcagaagGGGAAGACGATTAGCAGAGAGATGAAGAGCATTCAGGAGCACATCTCCTCTCTGTCACACAGTATCTCTGCTGTTGAAGAAGAGCTGCAGAAACACAACGGGCCCTTCCTCAGCAGCTATAAAGCCACTCGGAGCAGAGCCAGAGTCCAGAGCGCACTGTCAGACCCACAGCTGCTCCCAGGAGCGCTGATAGATGTGGCCAAACACCTGGGCAACCTGTCCTTCAGAGTCTGGGAGAAGATGAAGGACCAGGTCCACTTCAGTCCCGTCATTCTGGACCCAAACACTGCAAACACATGTCTCTATCTGTCTGATGATCTGACCAGTGTGAGAAATGGAGACACATCTCAGCAGCTTCCTAATAATCCAGAGAGATTCACTAACGGTCCTGATGTTCTGGGCTCTGAGGGCTTCAGCTCAGGGAGACACAgctgggaggtggaggtgggagATCATCCTGTCTGGGTTATAGGTTTGACTAAAGAGTCAGTTAACAGGAAgggaaagaaatgtgtctcaccAACATATGGAATCTGGTGTTTATGGCATGGCAGTGGAAAATACGCTGATGGTGTTAGTGAGACTGTCAGAGTGGAGAAGAATCTCCGGAGGATCAGAGTCCAGCTGGACTATGACAGGGGGGAGGTCTCCTTCTACGACCCTGAAGACATGACTCACATCTGCACTCACAGAGACACTTTCACTGAGAAACTCTTCCCATATTTCAGTATTGGAAAAGCTGGTGATGCTAAAACTGCTGATATCAAAATCTGTCAAACTGAGATTCCTCTGTGA